The Rutidosis leptorrhynchoides isolate AG116_Rl617_1_P2 unplaced genomic scaffold, CSIRO_AGI_Rlap_v1 contig554, whole genome shotgun sequence genome has a window encoding:
- the LOC139884442 gene encoding uncharacterized protein encodes MAYVDHAFSISDEDIMMEGTYTVNNRPPIKEIALAVALLVFGALGIVLGSVMAVNRVGGDEAHGLFFAILGGILFIPGFYYTRIAYYAYKGYKGFSFANIPAV; translated from the exons ATGGCGTATGTGGATCATGCGTTTTCGATATCCGACGAGGATATCATGATGGAAGGCACTTATACGGTGAACAACAGACCGCCGATCAAAGAGATCGCTCTCGCCGTCGCTCTTCTCGTTTTTGGAGCTCTCGGGATTGTATTGGGCTCTGTCATGGCCGTCAATAGAGTCGGTGGCGACGAAGCTCATG GGCTTTTCTTTGCGATTCTGGGTGGGATATTGTTTATACCTGGGTTCTATTACACAAGGATTGCTTATTATGCTTATAAAGGATACAAAGGCTTCTCTTTTGCCAACATACCTGCTGTTTAG
- the LOC139884447 gene encoding LOW QUALITY PROTEIN: choline monooxygenase, chloroplastic-like (The sequence of the model RefSeq protein was modified relative to this genomic sequence to represent the inferred CDS: deleted 1 base in 1 codon; substituted 1 base at 1 genomic stop codon), whose protein sequence is MVLESDPKIPIEKAFTPPSSXYTESSFLSLELDHVFYRGWQAVGYTEQIIEANQYFTGRLGDVEYVVCRDESGKVRAFHNVSRHHASILASECGKKLCFVCPYHAWTYGLDGSLLKATRITGIQNFNVKEFGLTPIGVAIWGQFVLLNMEEKVSAQLETDDDLVSNEWLGSCSNILSTNGVDASLSFICRREYTINCNWKVFCDKYLDGGYHVPYAHKDLASGLKLGSYSTTMYEKVSIQRCESDDSMENEDDLDRLGSEALYAFIYPKFMINRYGPWMETNLVVPLGPKTCKVVFDYFLEDSLKGDKAFIERSLEDSELSPEDIVLCEGVQRGLESPAYCTGRYAPTIEKAMHHFHSLLYNNLLT, encoded by the exons ATGGTGCTTGAATCGGATCCCAAGATTCCCATTGAGAAAGCTTTTACCCCACCAAGCTCATGATACACCGAATCTTCTTTTCTTTCTCTCGAACTCGATCATGTCTTCTACAGAGGATGGCAGGCCGT TGGATACACTGAACAGATTATAGAAGCTAATCAATATTTCACTGGCAG ACTGGGAGATGTAGAGTATGTTGTTTGTCGAGATGAGAGTGGAAAGGTTCGAGCTTTTCATAATGTC TCTCGTCATCACGCCTCGATTCTTGCATCTGAATGTGGGAAAAAGTTGTGCTTTGTGTGCCCTTATCAT GCATGGACATATGGATTAGATGGGTCACTTCTTAAGGCAACAAGAATAACCGGAATACAGAATTTCAATGTAAAG GAGTTTGGGCTTACACCAATCGGAGTAGCTATTTGGGGACAGTTTGTTCTTCTCAATATGGAGGAAAAGGTTTCAGCTCAGCTGGAAACTGATGATGACTTGGTGTCAAATGAATGGCTCGGTAGCTGTTCAAACATATTGAGTACCAATGGAGTTGATGCATCACTTAGCTTTATCTGTAGACGAGAATACACCATTAATTGTAACTGGAAG GTTTTTTGCGACAAGTACTTGGACGGTGGGTATCACGTGCCATATGCTCATAAAGACCTTGCATCTGGTCTAAAACTCGGTTCATACTCCACAACA ATGTATGAAAAGGTCAGTATCCAAAGATGTGAAAGTGATGACTCTATGGAGAACGAAGATGACTTGGATCGACTTGGATCTGAAGCTCTATATGCTTTTATCTATCCAAAATTCATGATTAATAG GTATGGCCCTTGGATGGAAACAAATCTGGTAGTTCCGCTGGGACCTAAGACATGCAAAGTGGTGTTTGACTATTTTCTTGAAGATTCCCTCAAG GGTGATAAAGCTTTCATAGAAAGAAGTCTGGAAGATAGTGAACTGAGTCCAG AAGATATTGTGTTATGTGAAGGTGTCCAGCGTGGCTTAGAATCGCCAGCTTACTGTACTGGGAGATATGCTCCGACCATCGAGAAGGCGATGCATCATTTCCATTCCCTTCTCTACAACAACCTTCTAACCTAA
- the LOC139884450 gene encoding nucleotide-sugar uncharacterized transporter 1-like, whose protein sequence is MLNKSSGIFNFLVKKDVRKILKRKDSDAGERGRALEDLRASIFNRFRSSEVAKRQQQRICGPVAALTFNFLVAVGIIFINKWVLKTVGFQYPVCLTFIHYAVSWVLLAILNVFSLLPASAPVKSARFTLFTLGFIMSLSTGLANVSLKYNSVGFYQMAKIAVTPSIVLAEFILFKKRVSLFKVVALTVVSIGIAIATVTDLQFSFFGACVAVAWIIPSAVNKILWSNLQQRENWTALALMWKTTPVTLLFLISMIPWLDPPGVVSFPWNFHNTMAILLSAFLGFLLQWSGALALGATSAISHVVLGQFKTCVLLLGSYYLFDANPGIISIGGAFVAIAGMSYYTYLNMKTPPTGKPNATKSKLSKENGESHDQYADESV, encoded by the exons ATGTTGAATAAGAGTAGTGGGATTTTTAATTTCTTAGTGAAGAAAGATGTCAGGAAGATACTCAAGCGGAAAGATAGTGATGCTGGTGAAAGGG GAAGGGCTCTTGAAGACTTGCGAGCTTCAATATTTAACCGATTCCGCTCATCAGAAGTTGCAAAACGTCAGCAGCAACGGATATGTGGTCCTGTTGCTGCTCTTACATTCAATTTCTTGGTTGCTGTTGGCATAATATTTATCAATAAATGG GTACTAAAAACTGTTGGATTCCAGTACCCAGTGTGTCTCACATTCATTCACTATGCCGTGAGCTGGGTATTGCTAGCCATTTTAAATGTATTTTCACTTCTGCCAGCATCCGCCCCTGTAAAATCAGCTCGTTTTACTTTGTTTACACTCGGCTTTATCATGTCCCTATCTACTGGTCTTGCTAATGTCAGCTTGAAGTACAATAG TGTTGGATTTTACCAAATGGCGAAAATTGCCGTTACGCCGTCAATTGTCCTGGCAGAATTTATATTGTTCAAAAAGAGAGTATCCCTCTTCAAG GTAGTTGCACTGACGGTAGTATCCATTGGAATTGCTATTGCCACCGTAACTGATTTACAGTTTAGTTTCTTTGGTGCTTGTGTTGCTGTGGCTTGGATAATACCAAGTGCAGTCAACAAAATCCTATGGTCCAATCTGCAACAGCGAGAAAACTGGACAGCTTTGGC GTTAATGTGGAAAACCACACCTGTAACTTTGCTTTTTCTTATTTCGATGATTCCTTGGCTGGACCCTCCTGGAGTTGTCTCTTTTCCTTGGAACTTTCACAATACAATGGCAATCCTCCTGTCCGCTTTTCTTGGCTTCTTGCTTCAGTGGTCAGGTGCTTTGGCTCTTGG GGCTACGTCTGCCATTTCTCATGTTGTTCTTGGACAATTCAAAACGTGTGTACTACTTCTAGGAAGCTATTACCTGTTCGATGCTAATCCAGGCATAATCAGCATTGGTGGAGCTTTTGTAGCTATAGCAGGTATGTCGTACTACACATACCTTAATATGAAGACTCCTCCAACAGGGAAACCAAATGCTACCAAGTCCAAGCTAAGCAAAGAAAATGGGGAAAGCCATGATCAGTATGCGGACGAATCTGTTTAA
- the LOC139884448 gene encoding plant intracellular Ras-group-related LRR protein 6-like: MAAARGSDGGGLGGSRSSPSLSTNSKLVEDDQKLEIIDLSNMSLEALPNPSLNLASICKLDLSNNNLQVVPESLTARLLNLVVFDVHSNQLKTLPNSIGCLSKLKILNVAGNLLAALPKTIENCRSLEELNANFNQLSKLPETIGFELINLKKLSANSNKLMFLPHSISHLTNLRVLDARLNCLRSLPEDLENLINLEILNVSQNFQYLETLPYSIGLLISLVELDVSYNKITSLPDSIGCLKRLQKLSVEGNPLVSPPIEVVELSLHAVKEYLSERMNAGHRSPPKKRSWVGKLVKYGTFNGSSRNSSGNMMRAEEERDGFIMPEYRTIDGLGSPRYMGMFSPRRLFSPKNYFTR; encoded by the exons ATGGCAGCAGCAAGAGGCAGCGACGGAGGCGGCCTCGGAGGATCGAGGTCTTCTCCGTCGTTATCGACAAATTCGAAATTGGTAGAAGACGATCAAAAGCTTGAAATTATTGACTTGAGTAATATGTCCTTAGAGGCTCTCCCTAATCCTTCTCTTAATTTGGCCTCTATTTGTAAACTTGATCTCTCCAATAACAATCTTCAG GTAGTACCGGAATCGTTAACGGCGAGATTATTGAATCTTGTGGTATTTGACGTTCATTCAAATCAACTAAAAACTCTTCCAAATTCAATCGGCTGCCTGTCGAAGCTCAAAATCTTAAATGTTGCCGGAAACCTCCTGGCTGCACTACCCAAAACAATTGAGAATTGcag ATCATTAGAAGAACTAAACGCCAACTTCAACCAGCTAAGTAAGTTGCCAGAGACGATAGGATTTGAGCTAATAAACCTAAAGAAGCTATCAGCAAATTCCAACAAGCTTATGTTCCTTCCACATTCAATCTCTCATCTGACAAACTTGCGTGTACTCGACGCACGTCTAAACTGCCTAAGATCTCTACCTGAAGACCTTGAGAATTTGATCAACTTAGAAATCCTTAACGTGAGCCAGAATTTCCAGTATCTCGAAACCCTTCCTTATTCCATAGGCCTTCTCATCTCCCTTGTGGAATTAGATGTCAGCTATAATAAGATCACGTCATTGCCTGACTCCATTGGATGCTTGAAGAGACTCCAAAAGCTCAGCGTAGAAG GTAACCCTCTAGTATCGCCGCCGATAGAGGTGGTGGAGCTCAGCCTACACGCAGTGAAGGAGTACTTGAGTGAGAGGATGAACGCCGGGCACCGCAGCCCACCTAAGAAAAGGTCATGGGTTGGGAAGCTTGTAAAGTACGGAACATTCAACGGATCGTCAAGGAATAGTAGTGGTAATATGATGCGTGCTGAGGAAGAAAGAGATGGCTTCATCATGCCAGAGTATCGGACAATCGACGGCTTAGGCTCGCCGCGCTATATGGGAATGTTCTCTCCTCGTCGTCTCTTCTCTCCCAAGAATTACTTCACCAGATAG
- the LOC139884449 gene encoding uncharacterized protein, with amino-acid sequence MCNLAGIEREAVQLRLIYVYAVDNGDKRCIVINDDATLSLMYQHQSWSRDLFISYHPIPNSGGTSRPNDRGESSSRPRGRRGYGPSDEDYFVPRVADYHVFSNMHGPDEVTNRRMPTCPELYNGDPSTIKLGTHFSNKEELQGAIAIWSTRRGAEHRTTLSDRTRWAAECINRPNRRTNAPFNGTVCNWRIRAAYKSEYRTWQITVWCEGHNCDGANNERDDRNISQNHVAYVITGKIRQRPNYPIKSIIDDCEAVFGCRIGRKKAWDGKRVAMNQVYGDWETNFRQLPSYMRALEQCNDGTRVQWKFKKEDGVIHSRRKIFRYVFWHLGATKLTFQHSHPVVTVDATHLKGAYKGKAIVALVKTANRRVVPVAYAVIDEESTHSWYWFLKYLKIYVLQDTFTCIISDCHSGILSAIVKLDRKFPNWGVHRFCMEHVRANMIASVPKKKGIYGLCWAVSTALDQEQYTKSWTDLIQTSPHAATYLQRIPLEKWTLFHEGFYRWGITTSNDAESYNNVLRGDRFLPIRALVQATHAKAMAIFTDEIAKINRHRSPLAEIPSRTYEDNKMRARRYEISLYPNCPDRTFRVVSPSLRIGVPGREHTVHFDTGSCSCREWDTYRIPCSHALAVGKALRVRRLDLVHSCHTWASWRNQFSGVFHPVPMEWPVSEFFLLPDDTRTVHHTGRGRRRNNRRIRGARDYAISRGGRPRACSNCNGHDHDRRKCPFSHSPVDRVPMNMLHDPYGLLGNAPLHHEDSDYDDDYEDEDTDDSDHDEYEDTDEDDDGCDEDANEDDDNEDE; translated from the exons ATGTGCAATTTGGCTGGGATTGAAAGAGAAGCGGTTCAATTGAGACTAATCTACGTATACGCCGTTGATAACGGTGATAAGCGATGTATCGTCATCAATGATGATGCTACACTATCATTGATGTATCAACATCAATCTTGGAGTCGTGACCTGTTCATAAGCTACCATCCGATTCCTAATTCGGGCGGAACATCGAGACCCAATGATCGGGGAGAGTCGAGTAGCAGGCCTCGCGGACGGCGGGGATACGGGCCCTCCGACGAGGATTACTTTGTTCCTCGCGTTGCAGATTATCATGTCTTCAGCAATATGCATGGACCTGATGAGGTAACAAACCGCCGAATGCCTACTTGTCCAGAGTTATACAATGGTGACCCTAGCACCATAAAGCTGGGAACGCATTTTTCGAACAAGGAAGAACTTCAGGGTGCGATAGCCATTTGGTCAACTAGGCGTGGAGCGGAGCATCGCACTACGCTGTCAGATCGGACGAGATGGGCGGCAGAATGCATAAATCGTCCGAACAGACGTACTAACGCACCGTTTAACGGTACTGTATGTAACTGGAGGATCCGTGCTGCGTATAAGAGCGAATATCGTACGTGGCAAATTACAGTGTGGTGCGAGGGGCATAATTGTGACGGTGCAAACAACGAACGGGACGATCGAAatatttcacaaaatcatgttgcctACGTCATAACTGGTAAGATTCGCCAACGTCCAAATTACCCAATCAAGTCCATTATTGACGATTGCGAAGCAGTATTCGGTTGCAGAATAGGCCGGAAAAAGGCTTGGGACGGCAAGCGAGTTGCAATGAACCAGGTATATGGGGATTGGGAGACAAATTTTCGCCAACTGCCCAGTTACATGCGAGCTCTAGAACAGTGCAACGATGGGACGAGAGTGCAGTGGAAGTTCAAGAAAGAAGACGGGGTGATACATAGCCGGAGGAAGATTTTCAG ATACGTATTTTGGCATTTAGGCGCGACCAAACTCACATTTCAGCACAGTCACCCTGTTGTCACCGTTGACGCAACGCATCTTAAAGGGGCGTACAAGGGTAAGGCAATCGTGGCCCTTGTGAAGACTGCTAACCGCAGAGTTGTGCCAGTCGCATATGCCGTAATAGACGAGGAGTCGACCCACAGCTGGTATTGGTTCTTGAAATACCTTAAAATATACGTTCTGCAAGATACATTCACCTGCATAATCTCCGATTGTCATTCTGGCATCCTTTCTGCTATCGTCAAGCTGGATAGAAAATTTCCTAACTGGGGAGTTCACAG GTTCTGCATGGAGCACGTTCGTGCCAATATGATTGCAAGCGTCCCCAAGAAGAAAGGAATATATGGGTTATGTTGGGCCGTTTCAACCGCTTTGGATCAGGAACAATATACGAAGTCTTGGACGGACCTTATACAAACGAGCCCTCATGCAGCTACATACCTCCAACGTATTCCCCTGGAGAAATGGACATTGTTCCACGAAGGATTCTACAGATGGGGCATCACTACCTCCAACGATGCGGAGAGTTACAATAACGTTCTTAGAGGAGATAGATTCTTGCCAATAAGGGCGTTAGTTCAGGCCACTCACGCAAAGGCTATGGCGATTTTTACGGACGAGATTGCGAAAATAAATAGGCATAGATCTCCTCTTGCAGAGATCCCGTCTCGGACTTACGAAGATAACAAGATGAGGGCCAGGCGGTACGAGATATCGTTATATCCAAACTGTCCCGATCGTACGTTCCGTGTCGTCTCTCCATCGTTGCGTATAGGTGTTCCGGGCCGTGAACACACTGTACATTTCGACACGGGTTCATGCAGCTGTCGTGAATGGGACACTTACAGGATTCCTTGTTCTCACGCGCTGGCCGTGGGCAAGGCACTTCGCGTTCGTCGTCTAGATCTAGTTCACAGTTGTCACACATGGGCTAGTTGGAGAAATCAGTTCAGTGGTGTATTTCATCCTGTACCAATGGAATGGCCCGTATCCGAGTTTTTTTTACTGCCTGATGACACGCGGACGGTTCATCACACAGGTCGTGGTCGCAGGAGAAATAACAGACGAATCAGGGGCGCGAGGGACTATGCGATCAGTCGAGGAGGAAGACCACGCGCATGCAGCAATTGCAACGGACATGACCACGATAGAAGGAAATGCCCTTTCAGTCATTCCCCTGTCGATAGAGTGCCTATGAACATGTTGCACGATCCGTACGGACTTCTAGGAAATGCCCCTCTACATCACGAGGATTCCGACTACGATGATGATTACGAAGACGAAGATACGGATGATTCGGACCACGACGAATATGAAGATACAGATGAGGATGATGATGGATGCGATGAGGATGCCAACGAGGATGATGACAACGAAGACGAGTAA